The nucleotide sequence CCAAGTACTCTTGGTAACATAAATGTAACCGACAATATCGTTAGAAAATCTAATGATGCAGTTGAAACTTCCGGTGTAACCTTATTGCACATCTTATGCAGGTCAGGAATGTTAAACCCATATGCAGAAATTCACATCTCCGGTAATGATGTTGTTGATGGCGTAAGAACTTTAGTCGTATGGTGTAACGATTGGGGTAGTGAAGACGCAAGCCCAAGTGATGTTGTAATTCCTAAAGCTGACTTGGTACAAACCCAAATCGCTATCACTAGTGTTGACGGAACCAAAATCACAGGTGTATTAAAAGACATTTCAGGTAATCCTATTGACGGTGCTGCTTTATCCTACTCTATCAACAATGGCACTGCAGTAAATATAACTACCGATGAAAATGGTGTCTTCATAATCACTGGTGAATCCGGTAAACTTGTTGCTATTAATTTTGCAGCAACAGACAAATTTGCAGCTTCTGCAAATTCACTTACTTTAACTCCTACAGAAGTTACAAAAACTGTTACAAAAACTGTATCTAAAAAAGCTGTTACACTCAAAGCTCCTAAAGCTAAATTTAAAGTCAAAAAGGTTAAAAAAGTTAAAATTACTTTAAAATCTGGTGGTAAAGCAATTGCCGGTAAAAAAGTAACCATTAATGTTAATGGTAAAGCTTTCTCTGCTAAGACCAACAAAAAAGGTGTAGCAACCATTAAAGTTAAATTAACTAAAAAAGGTACTTACAGTTACGTAGCAAGTTTCGCTGGTGACAGTGCATACAACTCAGGACTTAAAGCTGGTAAAATTGTTGTTAAATAAACAACAATTTTCTTTTTTTCTTTTTTTTTAGATATTTCAGTTAAGTAATTGATTCCGTATTAGTGTTTTTTTGGGGGAGATTCAAATTAAAAAATTAAGACTAATATTAATAATCATTCTATTTTTTTCAATATTACTTTTAAATGCCGTCTATGCCGAAGACAATGAAATAAGTGGAAATTTAACCAATGGTAGGTTTGACACAATACAGGATTTAATCGATAATGCAAATCCTGGGGATTCGGTCCATTTGGAAAATAAGACATATGTTGGAGACGGAAATTCAATAAAAATCAATAAAAATATTAATATTTATGGATTGGACTCAAATACTATTCTCGATGCAAACAATACGTCCAGAATTTTCGAAATTTCAAAAAATACAAAAGTAAATATTAGTGGACTGACTATAACTAACGGATATTCAGATTCCATAGGCGGAGCTATCTATAATCAGGGCACACTATACATTTCTAATTCTAAAATAACTAATAATCATGCCGAACGTGGAGGAATATACTGTTCGGATAAATCCAATTTAAATATTTATAATTCAAATTTTGAGGGAAATACTGCGGATTCAGGTGCCGCAATCGAAAATGACAATCCAAATGGGGTTATTAATATTATAAATTCATCCTTTACTCATAATGTATGTGAAGAGGGTGGAGCAATCTATAACATTTGGGGCAAAATGAATGTATACAGTTCCATTTTCATGTACAACTCCGCCGAGAGGGGAGGAGCCATCTACAACAATCGTGGGATTCTTAAAGTTTACAATACTAAAGTCATATCAAATATTGGTACTGATTTAGGTGCAGGAATAAAAAGCTGGGGAATTTGTGAAGTTTACGATTCAATCATCATAAATAACACCAATCCTTTAAGGCAGGGTGGAGGTTTTTATGTTTCTGAATTTTCATTGCTTCTTAGAAACTGTCTTGTCCTGAATAATTCTGCAGTCAATGGCGGCGGAGTTTATGTTGAGGCAAAGGCCAAGCTGACTCTTAAAAACACTTCAATAATAAATAATTCAGCCAGTCGTGGCGGGGGAATTGACGTTAATGACGGGTCCATCACATTGACTGATTCTCTCATATCCAATAATTCTGCAAAAACCAACGGAGGGGGAATATATTGCGGTTGCCTGTCCCTTCGAAATATTGATGATGGCATAATAGATAACTGTAAAATCTATAATAATTTCGCCGTTAACGGTGGAGGAATCTATGTAAGTGAAGTTACGGTCAATATTGTGAACTGCGAATTGAGTAAAAACCGTGCAAGCGAAGGAGGGGCGGTTTATAATGATGGAAACTTTTCTTTGAAATACTCCATCCTAAATTCAAATAATGCAGGAAATGGTGCAGGAATATATAATAAAAACGAATTCAATATTGAGGAGGTCACTGCAAGTAAAAACATTGCCTCTCAAAATGGCGGTGTAATTTATAACTGTGCAAATTCCATTATCTGTGATTTAAAATCAAGTTTCAACGAAGCATATTTTGGCGGAGTAGTTTATAACACTGCAAAAATGGCTATTGGAAATTCTGAATTCAATTCAAACAGGGCATCTGATGCAGGAGTGATTTATTCATCTTCAGATTTAGAAATAAACAATTCAAAATTTAACAATAATCAGATTACCCGTAAAGGAGGAGTAATGTATCTTGCAATGGGAAATGCTACAATTGATGGTTCGTTGTTTTCATTCAATACAGGTGCAGATGAGGGTGGCGTAATATTTAACGATGGTGCTGATGTTTATATTGCAAATTCCCAATTCAAATCAAACAGGGCTAAAAGCTATGGGGGAGCTATTGACAATTCCGGAAAAATAACTATCACAAATTCATTATTTGATAATAATGGGGCTTATGGTGCTGGAGTTATTGACAATGGAGGAATCTTGACAATACTTCATTCAAACTTCACAAACAATAAAGCAACAGTAAACGGTGGAGCCATCGACAACAATAATGTTTTAAATGTTGTAGGATCTATCTTTGAGAATAATGTTGCAGGTGCTGAAGGAGGAGCAATCATTGCAAGAAAAGATATTGATGTCAGCTATAGTTCTCTATTTAATAATCGTGCCTCTGCTGGAAACGCATTTTATGCAAACGGCAATAACAGCAATTTGTCAAATAACTGGTGGGGAACAAACAGCCCAGATTTTGAAAATTTGATTAACATCAATATTTCTGACGAGTTTGCTTGGATTATTATGGGCTTTAAAAGTGTTGACCGCTTAATGCAGTATGAAAATGCGAGGATCATAATCACTTTCAATGAAGTAAAAAACATGAATAATCAAGTTTCCCAGATTGCTGATGCCGGCGGGTTGCCTAATTTTAAAGTGACCTTGTCAACAGGAAGTGTTTTCACGGTTAAAAATGGATATTGCTTAGACTCAGTATATATTCCAAAAATATCATCAATAACTTCAAAAACCAATGGCCAATCAATTGCATTGGGTGTTAGTTTGAATCCTTCTAAAATAATAGACAATAAGAATATTGTTGTGGATTATAATGGGAAAGTAACTTTTAAAGTTAGGGTAGTTGGTTCTAACGGCAAGGTTGTTGGTCAAAATGAGGCAGTAGTCATGAAAATTGTGGGCAAGGCATATACTGTAAAGACAGATAAGAACGGTTATGCTTCAAAAACATTCAGTTTAGTTCCGGGAAAATATTCAATTACAACTGAATATAAAGGATTTTCCGTAAAAAATACAATAACTGTTAAAAAAGTACTGAAGGCAAAAAGCATTACCAAGAAAAAAGCCAAGAAAATCAAATACTCCGCAATGCTGAAAACCAGCAAAGGAAAGGCTATTTCGGGTAAAAAAATTACTTTCAAAATTAAAGGTAAAACCTACAAGGCTAAAACAAATAAAAAAGGAACTGCAACGGTCAGTTTTAAGAATTTAAAGGTTGGAAAATATAAGATTACAATCAAATACTTGAAATCGACTGTAAAAACAACTTTGAAAGTTAAAAAATAATGTTATTACATTATGTATTTTTATTCAAATCACTTTTTTTATTTTCTTTATTTTTACTTTATTTTTAAAATAAACCGAAATATATTAAATACATCGATTGTTATATTATTATATATTGACAATATAATTATTTTAAAAACTAATGGTGGGGGAGAATGTGAAATTTGATAAGACTTTAATTGCATTATCATTTTTATTCATTGCTATGCTGTCCGTAAGTTCAGTTGTAGCCGGTGATAATGATATTGATGCTAATTTAACTTCAGACGCATATGACTCTAATTTACAAATAAATAATAATCTAAATAACTTGGAAACCGTTAACGAGAATACTTCAGTTTTATCTTCGCCTCAAACAATCATCGTTGAAGAGATTGAAGATGATCATAATGAAATGAGCCAACCAACAATTCAAAAAGCAATCGATAATGCCAATGCGGGAGATACAATCATTATTGAAGGTAAAAGTTATGTTCACTGTCATTTTATAATTAATAAAAAATTAACAATTATAAGTAATGTCGGCACTACTATGGAAGTGTGTCCAAGTAATACCCAAGGTTCCGGTTATAAAGGAATATTCTATGTCTCTCCTGGAGCAAGCGGAACAGTAATTGAAGGATTTACTTTAAACAATAATGTTTACAGTGAAAATGATTATGGAATATTGGTCAAAGGCAATGATGTTGAAATCAGAAATTGTACAATCAGCCATATTGGCTATTCCGATGCAATCAGAATAGAAAATGCAAAAAATTGTCTTGTTGAAAATGTCACTGCCTTGAATGCAAACAACGCCATCAATATAAGAAATTCACAAAACATCGATGTCAAATCATCAAATATCAAGAATTCCAAAAATGGAATAAATGTTGTTGATTCATCTTCAACAACAATATCCTATAACTCCATTTCAAATAATAATATTGCAGGTATTTCATTTTCAGGAAATGGCCGATATTTGACCATAAATTATAATAACATAACTGAAAATACAAATGGGGTCAAATTAACTTCTTCCGACAATATTTATATTCTGAGCAATTACATCGCATTCAATACAAACAATGGGGTTTATGTCGATTATAACATTACAAAAATAGAGATAAAAGGCAATTTCTTTAATCAGAATCAGCTATGGGAAGTCTTCAATGATTTTCATGTTAAAAATATTAATGATGTGTCAATTAAGGATGCAAATAATTTGGAAATAATTAATAACAATTATATGATCAATTACGGAGGATATGGTTCAGGAGACCGGGACAGGCCGGTTTGGACTCAGGTATATGAGTATAAACCTAGCATTGGCGACTATAATTATGATGCTGCCAATGATGTTTACGTTTATGTAGGTGAAGGAAACGGCGAATATTATGGTCATCAGGGAATAATGTATCTTGGCTATGTCTTTGAGATAAATGAATTTGTGAGCTGCCCCAACATTTATTATTCACCTAAAAATGTATGGTCAAAATCCGGAAATTATGAACTGCAGTTAAGTGAAATCACACAAGTCAAAAAGGGAATCTACTCCATTTCCATTGTTGATGCAAACGGCAATGTTGCAACCGATATTAGTTCAGTTCCGGTAACATTTTATTTGAATAAGGCTGGAAAAAGCGCAACTCCTCAGGAGGGTGATGTCTACAAAACCGTAATGATGAAGAATGGTACTGCAACAGTCAGATTTTACATGGATGAATTCAATGCATCCGGAAATGTCATAACTGCAGTATTTCCTACACCCGGCACAAACATTGACGATAAGGTATCCAAGACATTTGCTGTTGGCGATGCGAACATTCCAGGAATTCCATCCAACACTTCAATCAGTGTTTCCAATTTAAACACCTATCCGAATTCAAACCAGATAATTGTTGCCACTTTATTTGACCAAAACAGCAATCCTGTTGTCGGCGAAACACTGACATTCAAAATCAACTCAAAAACATATAATGTTGTCAGTGATGCTAATGGTAAGGCTCAAATAAAAATATCCGAATCAAAAGAGGGAACTTATACACTCAGCGTCAGTTTTGCAGGTGATGGAGGAATCGATTATTATGGATCTTATGCCCAAGCTAAAGTCACTGTTAAAAAGCAGGCTACAAAAATCATTTCTTCAAATCTGAACATGATTCCTAAAATGGCAGAATATTACTCAGTCACCTTAAAGGATGCTTCCGGAAATGTGTTGGCTAATCAAAAGGTAACATTCAAGGTCAATGGAAAAACCTACACAAAAACAACCAATTCAAAAGGTATAGCTAAAGTAAAACTTAAATTCAATAAAAACAAGAAAAAATATAAGATTTCTATCACATACAAAGGAAACAATAAGTACAAGGCGGTTTCAAAGACTAATAAGATAATCGTCAAATATTCATCCAAAAAGGCTAAACTGACAACTCCTACAGTTACCATTCCACCAAAAACCGCTAAATATTACACTGTAAGTATGAAGGATGTTAATGGTAAAGCAATATCCAAACAGAAAGTCACTGTTAAGATTAACGGTAAAAAATACACCAAAAAGACCAATTCAAAAGGCCAGATTAAAATTAAGGTCAAATTCGCAAAATTGAAAACTTATAATGTTAAAGCAACCTATAAAGGAAGCAAGATTTATAAAAAGGCTTCATCAAGCGGTAAGATTAAAGTGGCTAAAACTGCTACTAAAATCACTGCCCCTACACTTTCAATGCTTCCAAAAGAGTCAAAAACCTATACAGTCACTTTAAATGCGGGTGGAAAAGCTTTATCCAAACAGAAATTAACTATAAACATTAACGGTAAAACCTACACAAAAACAACTGACGGCAAGGGTCAGGCTAGTGTAGGAGTTAATTTTGCAGATGAAAAGACTTATACAGTTAATGTAAATTATAATGGAACCGGAATTTATAAGGCATCAAAAGCCACCGGTAAAATAACTGTTTCAAAAATGGCCACTCAGATTGTTAGTTATGACAGGACATTCTCTAAGGATACCCAAAAAGAGTATCAGGTTACCTTAAAAGACAATTCAGGCAATTCATTGGCAGGTCTAACTGTTTCTTTCAATTTAAATGGTCAAAATTATGATGAAACTACAGATTCCAATGGTGTTGCCAAGTTAACCATCAATGACTTGAATGTGGAAACTTATGATATCATTGTCAAATTTGCAGGCAATGACAAATACAAATCAGTTTTCAAAACAAATAAGATTACAATTTCCGATAAGCTGAATACGGTATTTGTGGATGGCAATTTGCCGAACTCTGAAATACAAAGTATTTTGGATAATGCAGCAAGCGGATCGAATATTGAGTTTTTAGGAAATGAATATTCAGATATTTCATTAACTCTTAATAAAGATTTAAACATTTATTCATCAAATTTAACAAGTTTGAATGCAAAATCAGGCAGTCCTGTATTCATTATATCCTCTGATAATGTCAATGTCTCCAGTTTTTCAATTAATGGAAACTCAGGCGATGCAATTGTCATTGATGGCGCAGACAGCGTAAACATTGTGGATAACATAATTTCAAACAGGTTGGATGAGGGTAAGCTTGCAGATTATAATGCCGGAAACATTAACCTTCCGGGATATGGAATATCCATTACAAATGCAAGCAATATAAAATTATCCAAAAATGATATAAAATCATTTGAAAGCGCAATATTTGCTCAGGAATCCTCACACATTGTCATTGATAATAACACATTAAGGGAGAATAACTATGGTGTAAAATATGGTTGGGGCGTTGCAAATACTGAAATCACCAACAATGACATATTCAATCAAATCGGATTATATATCATGACAGTTCCTGAAGGCCCGACAGGATATGGAATATTCCTGAATAATTCCGCCGTAAATGTAACCATCAATCACAACCACATTTATGCAAATCACTTGGGAATTTCCTTGGATGCAAATTACTCAACAGGCATTGTAATAACTCAAAACACCATTACTGACAATGTTCTTGAAGGAATCAGATTCAATGCAGGATATGATCTTGCCCAAAATGCTGTTTTGCCTCATGTAACCGATAATGCAATATATAGAAATGCAAGAGGTCCGAGTATGATGATTTTAGGTGAAATGAGTGCAAATCCTTTCGGCATTTATGGCGGCGGATTATTGGACCCTAGCCAAAAACTGCAATTAGAGCCAAATTGGTATGGAACAAATAATCTTGTCACCTGGGACAATGATACAGGTGTAGTGGGTTATGGAACAATGTGTCCTAGAATCAACACTACCAATATCGAATTTAACGTGACTTATAACAGTCCTGGTAACTACAGCATCAGGTTTTATAAGAATGGGGAGTTTGATGCAAATCTTCCGGAATTCGACATGTTTGCAACATTGAATCGTGGAACCGATAAGCAGGCTGAAGTTGTATTTGATGTAATTGAGGGTATGGGCACATTCACATTCGATTCTTCAAATTTCAATTCTACAAAAAATACTATTGAAATATCCATCGGGTCTCTGATTGACTCAACATCAAGGGTATTTAAGGTAACTTACCTCTATGAAGTTCCTGAAGGTGAGATTCCAGCTTAACAAATATGTTTTTAACATATTTGTTCCTTTTTATTTTTTTTAAAAAAAATATAACAATAGTTAAATATCATGATTGTTATAAATATTCTTATCGTAAAAGAGAGTGTAAATATGAAAATAAATAAGTTTTTTTTAATAATTTTGATTTTAGTAATTGTAATTTTTGGAATTGGGTCAATATCTGCAACAGATGATTTAAATGACACAATTTCAACAGAAAATTTGATTAGCAATATCGAAGATAATCAGGATGAAGTTCTTTCATTATCTAATGGTGGTGATGATGTCCTTGCCGATTCTCCAAAAACAATTGAAGTGCCGTTCATTGAGACACAGCCAAATGAAGTGTTATGGCCAAGGATTCAACCGGCAATTGATAAGGCAAATCCTGGAGATACTGTGATAATTAAAGGAAATCCCGTTCATTGCCATATTACAATCAATAAAACTTTGAGCGTTATCTCATCAGGAGGGACAATAGATGCATGCCCTCACCATACCCATGAAGGCGTAGACGAATATGGTGTATTCTTTGTTGCTGAGGGTGGAAGCGGATCTTTAATTCAAGGTTTTACATTTGTAAATAAGGACAAATCAGAAACACCATTTGCTGTTTTAATAAGGGGAGCAAGTGATGTCACTGTTAAAGATTGCACTATGAACTGGGTTGATGATAATTCGGACAAGCTTTTAGGAATAATAATCGAAAATGCAGACAACATCAAGTTGTCAAACCTTTTTATAAACAATACAATCAGTGGGATAACTATAATAAATTCCACAAATGTCGAAATAACTAATTGTACATTTACAAATATTGAAAGTAATGCAATAAGCATCAGTGGAAATTCAGGAAATATCAATGTATATGATAATACCATATTAAACAATGGATATTATGGCATTAATTTATTGAGCGTAAATAATGTATTCATAAAGGATAATCTGATAAAAAATAATGGTAAAAATAATCATGATAGCGGATCAGGAATCTATGTTAATGCTAACATTACCAAACTTGTCGTAATGGGAAATATTTTCATAGGAAATAATCTGCATGCAGTAATGTACGATTGTCGTGCAAGAAATCTGGATAACAGTGAAGGTGCGGATAATTTAACCATTGTTGATGATAATTACTTTGAAGGACATAATTCAATGATACTTCACCACAGAACCTATGTAGAAAGTGCCGACGGAAACATGGATTATGATGCTGAAAATGACTTATTTGTTCCTTCAAGTAATGGAAATTACAGCGAATCCAAATCATATGTGTATTTGCAAAATGCATTTGTTGTAGATGATATTGTTTGCGGGTTTACTTATTACACATCAACTATTCCATGGTCTTTGGAGGCTCCGGGAAATAATGGGAAATACAACCTTTCATTGAAATTGAGTGAGATGAAAGAAGTAAAAAATGGAGTTTACCAAATTTCAATTGTTGATTCAAAGGGAAATGTTGCTTCAAACTTTAATTCCGGATATATGATATTTTTCCTGAATGATTACAGTACGATGGAACCTCAGGGCAGTGACATTTACAAGAAAGTTAAAATTCAAAAAGGGGTTGCTACAGCAGATTTTAGAGAGTATTACAGTTTATTCCGCAGCTCCGGCAATGTTATAACTGCTGCTTTTTGTGCATTATCAAATAAGGTTGCTAATAATCCTCATAGGCAGTTGAATGTTTCAGATTCCAACGTTCCAATCAACCCTTCTACACAGTTAAGTTCATCCGGATTAACTCTTTATCCGTTGGCCACAGGATATCTTTCAGTGAAATTAGTTGACAGTAAAAATAAAGCAATTGCCGGACAATATGTCACAGTCAACTTCAATGGCAAAACTTACAATGTAAAAACGGACAATAACGGAATTGCTAAAGTTAAGGTTTCACTTTCAGCTAAAAAAACATATTCTGTAACTTTCACTTATTCCGGAAATGATGATTATAGCGCAAGCAAAACTGCAGCAAAAATCATTGTTAAAACAGGTAGCAAGAAATCTAAAATCAAGGCTTCCAACATGAAGATTAAAAAGAATAAAAAGAAATCCTTTAAATTCAAATTGACTGCGAGCAATGGAAAGGCATTATCCAATCAAAAGGTAATTGTAAAAGTGAATGGTAAAACCAAAACTCTTACAACCAACAAAAAAGGAATTGCTAAACTGACCATTAAACTCAAAAAAGTTAAAAAATATAAGATCAGCATGAAATTTTTAGGAAATTCCCAGTTTAAACCGGTTTCAAAATCCAATGTTATAACTGTAACTAAAAAATAATGTTTTTTCTTATATTATTTTTTTCATTAGATTTATAACAATAGTTAAAAAAATTATTTCGGAGAACCTTTATGAAATTGAATAGATTAATAATTGTATTACTAATATTTTTTAGTCTAACGTTTATATCCTCAGCATCTGCTCAGGATAATGTGGATTTAAATTTAACAGACGAAAATGCGGACATTATTGAAATTGATGATTGCAGTGATTTAATTGCAGATGATTCATGTTGTGATGATGAAAGCGGACCGAAGACCTACTATGTGGCACCTGACCCCGAAAATCCGAATCAGGTTCAGGCTCCAACAGTACAGCCGGCAATTGATAATGCAAAACCTGGAGACACAATAGTTCTTAACGGAACATTTGTCCATTGCCATTTCATGATTAACAAGACTTTAACCATTCTGGCCACCCCAGGAACAAGCGTAGGGGTATGCCCTCACCATACTCACATGATGAAATATGGAAGCGGTCCTGAAGACCATGGCGTGTTTTACATTTCCCCGCAAGCCAATGGAACTGTATTGAAAGGATTTTCATTTACAAATGACTTCTACTACATTGCAAACGATGTCTACAATCCATTTGGGGTTTATGTTGATGCGGATGATGTGGTATTGGAAAATCTGACTTTCAATTGGGTTGGCGTTAAACGGGAAACATCAAAATTTGATCCTGAGGATTTCCAGTTCAATGCAATAATTCTAAACAACACTAACAATACCCTGATTAGGAATGTTGTGGTGGGCAATGTGAACAGTTTTATAAACTCAATTAATGCTTCTAATATCAATTCAAATAATATCTCCAGTGTCAAAGCTGAAATCAAGGAATTGGTTGCTTCAGTTATTATTGCATCTGATTTAAACATTTTGGCAGGAGATTCCAGTAGTTTACAGGTTACTTTGAAAGATTCAAACAATCAATTGCTTTCAAATAAGACTTTAACCGTTATTGTTGATGGGGAATCCAAGGCAGTGACAACTGATGATAATGGGGTTGCTAAAGTTTCAGTAAAATACTCCACTTCTGGAACTCATTACCTAACCGTGTCTTTTGCAGGGGATGATGACTATAAATCCTCAATAAAATCCAGCAAGATCATTGTAAGTAAAAGGACAACAACCTTGAAAGCTCCAAAAGCTACATTGAAAGTTAAAAAAGCTAAAAAAATATCCATTACGTTGAAATCCAATGGCAAGGCAGTTTCAAGTAAAAAAATTACAATCAAAGTAAATGGAA is from Methanobrevibacter thaueri and encodes:
- a CDS encoding Ig-like domain repeat protein; translation: MKLNRLIIVLLIFFSLTFISSASAQDNVDLNLTDENADIIEIDDCSDLIADDSCCDDESGPKTYYVAPDPENPNQVQAPTVQPAIDNAKPGDTIVLNGTFVHCHFMINKTLTILATPGTSVGVCPHHTHMMKYGSGPEDHGVFYISPQANGTVLKGFSFTNDFYYIANDVYNPFGVYVDADDVVLENLTFNWVGVKRETSKFDPEDFQFNAIILNNTNNTLIRNVVVGNVNSFINSINASNINSNNISSVKAEIKELVASVIIASDLNILAGDSSSLQVTLKDSNNQLLSNKTLTVIVDGESKAVTTDDNGVAKVSVKYSTSGTHYLTVSFAGDDDYKSSIKSSKIIVSKRTTTLKAPKATLKVKKAKKISITLKSNGKAVSSKKITIKVNGKTFSAKTNSKGVASVKVKVAKKGTFTYTAKFAGDGAYKSVSKTGKIVVKK
- a CDS encoding right-handed parallel beta-helix repeat-containing protein, which translates into the protein MGEIQIKKLRLILIIILFFSILLLNAVYAEDNEISGNLTNGRFDTIQDLIDNANPGDSVHLENKTYVGDGNSIKINKNINIYGLDSNTILDANNTSRIFEISKNTKVNISGLTITNGYSDSIGGAIYNQGTLYISNSKITNNHAERGGIYCSDKSNLNIYNSNFEGNTADSGAAIENDNPNGVINIINSSFTHNVCEEGGAIYNIWGKMNVYSSIFMYNSAERGGAIYNNRGILKVYNTKVISNIGTDLGAGIKSWGICEVYDSIIINNTNPLRQGGGFYVSEFSLLLRNCLVLNNSAVNGGGVYVEAKAKLTLKNTSIINNSASRGGGIDVNDGSITLTDSLISNNSAKTNGGGIYCGCLSLRNIDDGIIDNCKIYNNFAVNGGGIYVSEVTVNIVNCELSKNRASEGGAVYNDGNFSLKYSILNSNNAGNGAGIYNKNEFNIEEVTASKNIASQNGGVIYNCANSIICDLKSSFNEAYFGGVVYNTAKMAIGNSEFNSNRASDAGVIYSSSDLEINNSKFNNNQITRKGGVMYLAMGNATIDGSLFSFNTGADEGGVIFNDGADVYIANSQFKSNRAKSYGGAIDNSGKITITNSLFDNNGAYGAGVIDNGGILTILHSNFTNNKATVNGGAIDNNNVLNVVGSIFENNVAGAEGGAIIARKDIDVSYSSLFNNRASAGNAFYANGNNSNLSNNWWGTNSPDFENLININISDEFAWIIMGFKSVDRLMQYENARIIITFNEVKNMNNQVSQIADAGGLPNFKVTLSTGSVFTVKNGYCLDSVYIPKISSITSKTNGQSIALGVSLNPSKIIDNKNIVVDYNGKVTFKVRVVGSNGKVVGQNEAVVMKIVGKAYTVKTDKNGYASKTFSLVPGKYSITTEYKGFSVKNTITVKKVLKAKSITKKKAKKIKYSAMLKTSKGKAISGKKITFKIKGKTYKAKTNKKGTATVSFKNLKVGKYKITIKYLKSTVKTTLKVKK
- a CDS encoding right-handed parallel beta-helix repeat-containing protein, yielding MKINKFFLIILILVIVIFGIGSISATDDLNDTISTENLISNIEDNQDEVLSLSNGGDDVLADSPKTIEVPFIETQPNEVLWPRIQPAIDKANPGDTVIIKGNPVHCHITINKTLSVISSGGTIDACPHHTHEGVDEYGVFFVAEGGSGSLIQGFTFVNKDKSETPFAVLIRGASDVTVKDCTMNWVDDNSDKLLGIIIENADNIKLSNLFINNTISGITIINSTNVEITNCTFTNIESNAISISGNSGNINVYDNTILNNGYYGINLLSVNNVFIKDNLIKNNGKNNHDSGSGIYVNANITKLVVMGNIFIGNNLHAVMYDCRARNLDNSEGADNLTIVDDNYFEGHNSMILHHRTYVESADGNMDYDAENDLFVPSSNGNYSESKSYVYLQNAFVVDDIVCGFTYYTSTIPWSLEAPGNNGKYNLSLKLSEMKEVKNGVYQISIVDSKGNVASNFNSGYMIFFLNDYSTMEPQGSDIYKKVKIQKGVATADFREYYSLFRSSGNVITAAFCALSNKVANNPHRQLNVSDSNVPINPSTQLSSSGLTLYPLATGYLSVKLVDSKNKAIAGQYVTVNFNGKTYNVKTDNNGIAKVKVSLSAKKTYSVTFTYSGNDDYSASKTAAKIIVKTGSKKSKIKASNMKIKKNKKKSFKFKLTASNGKALSNQKVIVKVNGKTKTLTTNKKGIAKLTIKLKKVKKYKISMKFLGNSQFKPVSKSNVITVTKK
- a CDS encoding Ig-like domain-containing protein — encoded protein: MKFDKTLIALSFLFIAMLSVSSVVAGDNDIDANLTSDAYDSNLQINNNLNNLETVNENTSVLSSPQTIIVEEIEDDHNEMSQPTIQKAIDNANAGDTIIIEGKSYVHCHFIINKKLTIISNVGTTMEVCPSNTQGSGYKGIFYVSPGASGTVIEGFTLNNNVYSENDYGILVKGNDVEIRNCTISHIGYSDAIRIENAKNCLVENVTALNANNAINIRNSQNIDVKSSNIKNSKNGINVVDSSSTTISYNSISNNNIAGISFSGNGRYLTINYNNITENTNGVKLTSSDNIYILSNYIAFNTNNGVYVDYNITKIEIKGNFFNQNQLWEVFNDFHVKNINDVSIKDANNLEIINNNYMINYGGYGSGDRDRPVWTQVYEYKPSIGDYNYDAANDVYVYVGEGNGEYYGHQGIMYLGYVFEINEFVSCPNIYYSPKNVWSKSGNYELQLSEITQVKKGIYSISIVDANGNVATDISSVPVTFYLNKAGKSATPQEGDVYKTVMMKNGTATVRFYMDEFNASGNVITAVFPTPGTNIDDKVSKTFAVGDANIPGIPSNTSISVSNLNTYPNSNQIIVATLFDQNSNPVVGETLTFKINSKTYNVVSDANGKAQIKISESKEGTYTLSVSFAGDGGIDYYGSYAQAKVTVKKQATKIISSNLNMIPKMAEYYSVTLKDASGNVLANQKVTFKVNGKTYTKTTNSKGIAKVKLKFNKNKKKYKISITYKGNNKYKAVSKTNKIIVKYSSKKAKLTTPTVTIPPKTAKYYTVSMKDVNGKAISKQKVTVKINGKKYTKKTNSKGQIKIKVKFAKLKTYNVKATYKGSKIYKKASSSGKIKVAKTATKITAPTLSMLPKESKTYTVTLNAGGKALSKQKLTININGKTYTKTTDGKGQASVGVNFADEKTYTVNVNYNGTGIYKASKATGKITVSKMATQIVSYDRTFSKDTQKEYQVTLKDNSGNSLAGLTVSFNLNGQNYDETTDSNGVAKLTINDLNVETYDIIVKFAGNDKYKSVFKTNKITISDKLNTVFVDGNLPNSEIQSILDNAASGSNIEFLGNEYSDISLTLNKDLNIYSSNLTSLNAKSGSPVFIISSDNVNVSSFSINGNSGDAIVIDGADSVNIVDNIISNRLDEGKLADYNAGNINLPGYGISITNASNIKLSKNDIKSFESAIFAQESSHIVIDNNTLRENNYGVKYGWGVANTEITNNDIFNQIGLYIMTVPEGPTGYGIFLNNSAVNVTINHNHIYANHLGISLDANYSTGIVITQNTITDNVLEGIRFNAGYDLAQNAVLPHVTDNAIYRNARGPSMMILGEMSANPFGIYGGGLLDPSQKLQLEPNWYGTNNLVTWDNDTGVVGYGTMCPRINTTNIEFNVTYNSPGNYSIRFYKNGEFDANLPEFDMFATLNRGTDKQAEVVFDVIEGMGTFTFDSSNFNSTKNTIEISIGSLIDSTSRVFKVTYLYEVPEGEIPA